TGCCCCCAACAACTTTGGTCCCTGTAAGTAATCCATGGTCGCCGGCGATACCTTGGCATTTGAAACTGACTTCATCTCATCAATTTCAGCCACAACCGCCGCAGCTGTCTTCCTTATGGAACTTGACCGATCAAGACTCTTCCTACGCCGGGAGGACGAATCGGAGTAGTAATCCCTTGTCTGGGCCGACCCACCTGGTACCGTCTCATCCTCATTGATGCAGTTCATTGGTGCTTCAACCGGAATTTGATTATCAGTTCTCGAAACATGCACAGGAGCATCCTCAACGACAGATACCATTGGAGGGAGACGGGGAAGAGTCCTTCCGACCAAATACCCGTCCCAAGAAGCCCGAGGCTCGTCGAAAGAGTATCGCGGATCATCGAACGATATTCGGGCGGCATCGAGCGAGAACCTCGCCGCATCAAGCGAGAATCTTGGATCTGTATCGCAAGATCGCCGGCCATACCCGTAATCGGCGATTTCGGACTGTGTGTCCCGGTACTGGCGCCCTAACGGCTTCTCGACTGGCAGTGTAGCAGACCCACTGACACTTCCTTGCTTCTTAAGCTTCTGCTTTCGCCTCCATTTCTGCAATTTCTTACTAAACACCGACGCCGCTGACCAGAAGCTCCCCGCAATCTCTTTGAAATCTCTCCCCGCAGGCTTCTTGCTCTGAGAATCGAGATCTATGTGATCCTTCATAGTCTTCAAATCTTCTTCCTGCtgctcttcttcctcttcttcctcttcctcctcctcttcttcttcaacaATTTCTTGTACTCTTTCCTCCACAACCGCCTCCCTCACATTTGGCACCTCCTCAGAAACCCTAATTTCATCAGTGTCGTCCTCGTCCTCCTCTTGGTCCTCATTTTCGTTCTCGTTTTCGTCCTCCTCTTTGGACTCGAACACAGGACCCGCGACGGACGAAGAACCAATGTTCCTCGTCTCGACCTCAATGTCTCCACCCCAAGGTTCCTTCTTCGAAGCCTTGCGCTCGTCGTCTTGGCTAAAGAGGGACCAGAGAGTGTTCCGAACTCTAACGTCACAAGACTTTCTCTGCGGCTCGACGACACCGGAGAATCCCTCGCCCTTGGAGGCCGAGAACGACTTCGTCCTCCGAAGCTCAGCGAAGAACGAAGACGAGGGCTTGTTGCTGGTACTGTTACGGTGTGCACTATTACTGTTACT
This Malania oleifera isolate guangnan ecotype guangnan chromosome 11, ASM2987363v1, whole genome shotgun sequence DNA region includes the following protein-coding sequences:
- the LOC131168442 gene encoding protein OCTOPUS, yielding MNPTAEAPPPPAQLQPPQPQPPRSSFSCDRHPDEHFTGFCPSCLCERLAGLDQSLVLRKSAGAGNSSSATAAALKAIFKGGSSGGGGGLGLGDRSNSNSAHRNSTSNKPSSSFFAELRRTKSFSASKGEGFSGVVEPQRKSCDVRVRNTLWSLFSQDDERKASKKEPWGGDIEVETRNIGSSSVAGPVFESKEEDENENENEDQEEDEDDTDEIRVSEEVPNVREAVVEERVQEIVEEEEEEEEEEEEEEQQEEDLKTMKDHIDLDSQSKKPAGRDFKEIAGSFWSAASVFSKKLQKWRRKQKLKKQGSVSGSATLPVEKPLGRQYRDTQSEIADYGYGRRSCDTDPRFSLDAARFSLDAARISFDDPRYSFDEPRASWDGYLVGRTLPRLPPMVSVVEDAPVHVSRTDNQIPVEAPMNCINEDETVPGGSAQTRDYYSDSSSRRRKSLDRSSSIRKTAAAVVAEIDEMKSVSNAKVSPATMDYLQGPKLLGADRDFRDSNSNSLRDDCSESFEMGFRDAASVVIGNGDRKGSKKSRRWKAWNIWGLIYRRSGGKDDDEDRFSRINGVERSLSESWQEFRREGNGEARGAFNKKVFRSNSSVSSRNLYNIGGSFGGVRKSSLETNGHGKKRKDEFVLERNRSARYSPNNVENGLLRFYLTPLRGSRRSASGKNRPNNSHSIARSVLRLY